Proteins encoded together in one uncultured Sphaerochaeta sp. window:
- a CDS encoding C4-dicarboxylate TRAP transporter substrate-binding protein has product MKKVLIVLLVLFIGMGFVMAAGSSETGKETYDLKISTSQTEQSLIFKAYDTFAKRVNEKSEGRLNVSVFASSQLGNDEDVIEQAIQGAGIAVNTDPARMGTYVNEMGILMMGFFADNYDECLQVTQTETFAGWEAELAAEHGIRVLAFNFYDGPRHFLTNKPINVPADLNGLTIRTIGAPVCIESIAAMGATPLAMAWGEVYNGIQTKAIDGAEAQNTSTYPSKLYEVVDYMSKTGHFQLLQGLICGEKWFETLPADLQNMLIQTAREVGAESAQWVLEEADKAEAQMVKAGLTVGNPDLTPFKVAVEAAYQKLGYLDLRNEIYKEIGKTE; this is encoded by the coding sequence ATGAAAAAAGTATTGATAGTATTGTTAGTGTTGTTTATCGGAATGGGCTTTGTGATGGCAGCCGGGTCCAGTGAAACAGGAAAGGAGACGTATGATTTGAAAATTTCAACGTCTCAAACAGAACAGTCACTCATCTTCAAGGCTTATGATACGTTTGCCAAACGAGTGAATGAGAAATCTGAAGGTAGATTGAATGTATCAGTATTTGCTTCAAGCCAGCTTGGAAACGATGAGGACGTCATTGAACAGGCAATTCAGGGTGCTGGAATTGCTGTGAATACTGACCCAGCTAGAATGGGTACGTATGTCAATGAAATGGGTATTCTGATGATGGGCTTCTTTGCAGATAACTATGATGAATGTCTTCAAGTGACTCAGACTGAAACATTTGCAGGTTGGGAGGCGGAATTGGCAGCTGAGCATGGAATCCGTGTGCTGGCATTTAATTTCTACGATGGGCCCCGCCATTTTTTGACTAATAAACCAATCAATGTTCCTGCAGATCTCAATGGATTGACAATTCGTACCATTGGAGCCCCTGTTTGTATTGAATCCATTGCTGCTATGGGTGCAACTCCTCTCGCGATGGCATGGGGAGAAGTGTACAACGGTATTCAGACGAAAGCAATCGATGGAGCAGAAGCTCAAAACACCTCGACATATCCGTCAAAACTGTACGAAGTTGTCGATTACATGAGTAAGACAGGCCACTTCCAGTTGCTTCAAGGTTTAATCTGTGGTGAAAAATGGTTCGAAACACTTCCTGCAGATCTTCAAAATATGTTAATACAAACTGCAAGAGAAGTTGGTGCAGAGAGTGCACAGTGGGTACTCGAAGAGGCTGACAAGGCTGAGGCCCAAATGGTGAAGGCTGGTTTGACTGTTGGTAACCCTGACTTGACTCCTTTTAAGGTTGCTGTAGAAGCTGCATATCAGAAACTTGGTTACCTTGATCTCCGCAATGAAATTTACAAAGAGATTGGGAAGACCGAATAG
- a CDS encoding FAD-binding protein, with product MDIVTDVLIIGAGTAGLRSAIAAADQGVSVLLISKLEIEKSGTTNADVAEMAGFNAAGAGNEYEIELHYQDMVNAGQNALDKDLAMIVAQNAPSAMKELQDWGVAFEEENGKLFTFQSCFSSYPRTHVIKGHGRQIAVSLRREVLKRKNISILTNATIIGLLRGDSQCVGAYGVLHGEKFTIHAKSTILASGGCGMAFKRSFSPSDVTGSAYEMAYSAGAVIQNIEFMQIGIGFSHPLINIFNGYLWQGHPILSDTHGNEIFSKVLPKGITPENVFDAHVWHFPFSSRDTSKYLEIAINRTIAQGLGSANGGVYVDMRHMNDAYIGKLSNDSGIAHMWPLAKNFLRTRGVDLLTQTAEVACFQHAMNGGIKIDQKSESTLSRLYAVGECAGGPHGADRLGGNMFVTSLVFGRIAGEQAAKKSKQISFLPEIDSASQEEREGKQMYLHKHLNVLPLLRELQERAQNSLLVDRTEGGLEQMLQFSEAVEDIVMSSPDGKTLETRNYDLMSIAKTTWLISKSALERKESRGSHHRSDYPKKNDKFNRIIEQVK from the coding sequence ATGGATATTGTGACTGATGTGTTGATTATTGGTGCTGGAACGGCAGGGTTACGTTCAGCAATCGCTGCTGCTGATCAAGGTGTTTCAGTTCTCTTGATCTCAAAGTTAGAGATTGAGAAATCAGGAACAACCAATGCAGATGTAGCGGAGATGGCTGGATTTAATGCTGCTGGTGCGGGTAACGAATACGAAATTGAATTGCATTATCAAGATATGGTCAATGCTGGTCAGAATGCTCTAGACAAGGATCTTGCAATGATTGTTGCACAAAATGCACCTTCGGCAATGAAAGAATTACAGGATTGGGGTGTTGCATTTGAGGAGGAAAATGGGAAGCTATTCACATTCCAGAGCTGTTTTTCTTCATATCCAAGAACGCATGTTATCAAGGGGCATGGCAGACAGATAGCTGTATCCTTGCGTAGAGAGGTATTGAAACGGAAAAATATTTCAATTCTTACTAATGCCACAATCATAGGGTTACTGAGAGGCGACTCTCAGTGTGTAGGAGCTTATGGAGTATTGCACGGTGAAAAATTCACCATTCATGCAAAATCTACAATTCTTGCCAGTGGTGGCTGTGGTATGGCTTTTAAGCGCTCTTTCAGTCCTTCTGATGTTACTGGTAGCGCATATGAAATGGCGTACAGTGCTGGCGCTGTAATCCAAAATATTGAGTTCATGCAAATTGGTATTGGATTCTCCCATCCATTGATAAATATCTTCAATGGTTATCTTTGGCAAGGGCACCCCATCTTAAGCGATACTCATGGCAATGAGATATTCTCGAAGGTGTTGCCCAAGGGAATCACCCCAGAAAACGTCTTTGATGCTCATGTTTGGCATTTCCCATTTTCTTCCCGAGATACTTCCAAGTATCTAGAGATTGCAATCAATAGAACCATTGCACAGGGCCTTGGAAGTGCAAACGGTGGGGTATATGTCGATATGCGTCACATGAATGATGCTTATATAGGAAAACTTTCAAACGATTCAGGTATTGCCCACATGTGGCCGCTCGCCAAAAATTTTCTGCGTACTCGTGGTGTTGACTTGCTTACTCAAACTGCAGAAGTAGCGTGTTTTCAACATGCAATGAATGGTGGAATTAAAATTGATCAAAAGAGTGAATCCACACTATCGAGGCTATATGCAGTTGGAGAATGTGCCGGTGGCCCCCATGGCGCAGACAGGCTCGGGGGAAATATGTTCGTTACCAGTTTGGTTTTTGGGAGAATTGCAGGTGAGCAGGCTGCAAAAAAAAGCAAGCAGATATCTTTCTTACCAGAGATTGATAGTGCATCGCAAGAAGAACGAGAGGGAAAACAGATGTATCTTCATAAGCATTTGAATGTATTGCCTCTCTTGCGGGAACTGCAAGAGAGAGCCCAGAATTCTTTGCTTGTGGATCGAACAGAAGGTGGACTGGAGCAGATGCTTCAGTTCTCGGAAGCTGTTGAAGATATCGTCATGTCTTCTCCAGATGGGAAAACTCTTGAAACGAGGAACTACGATTTGATGAGTATAGCTAAAACAACATGGCTCATTAGTAAGAGTGCATTAGAACGGAAGGAGAGTCGTGGTAGTCATCACAGGTCCGATTATCCTAAAAAAAATGATAAGTTCAACAGAATTATTGAACAGGTAAAATAG
- a CDS encoding MarR family winged helix-turn-helix transcriptional regulator, with protein MIDLCAIRKLQTSLRNFEDQLKQQTGLSFNDALLLCAVNKGICEPSALAKELELSPSRLTRILDSLENRKLVQRTLSIMDRRSLTVALTETGSEMVQTYSCSELNLPNELQFTQSPNN; from the coding sequence ATGATTGATCTCTGCGCCATCCGAAAGTTGCAGACTTCCCTTCGCAACTTCGAAGACCAGTTGAAGCAGCAAACAGGACTCTCATTCAACGATGCCTTGTTGCTCTGTGCGGTAAACAAGGGAATCTGCGAACCCAGTGCCTTGGCAAAGGAACTGGAACTTTCCCCATCCCGGCTTACCCGCATCTTGGATAGTCTGGAGAATCGTAAACTTGTTCAGAGAACCTTGAGTATCATGGATCGAAGAAGTCTTACCGTTGCCCTGACCGAGACAGGCAGTGAAATGGTACAAACCTATAGTTGTTCAGAACTCAACCTTCCGAACGAACTACAATTCACTCAGTCACCCAATAACTAG
- a CDS encoding CoA transferase: protein MLEDVRVLSFTHYLQGPSAAQTLADLGAEVVKVEPTKGAHERRWSGCNAFPGGVSMFFLLGNRNQNSFAIDLKSEAGKAVIKQLIQTYDVIIENFRPGVMDSLGLGYKELSAINPRLIYCSCTGYGSSGPMVDKPGQDLLLQGMSGLASLTGNRQDLPSAVGTAVVDQHGAILAALGVVAALYDRARTGKGHRVEASLLGSALDLQLESLAYYMNGNCELTERSTFGLSTRMHQSPYGIYKTADGYITLFLVPVEKLQTICTEGVFEGFTRADQMDRRLEFDAIVAQEIAKQTTKEWMKIFEEHDIWCGPVNGYEQMLRDEQVVHNDNILTMEHPKAGNIKVVGHANKYDGEYIKIRKNPPELGNYSCTLLRQGGYSEKQIEEYLAAGIIAGERT, encoded by the coding sequence GTGCTTGAAGATGTAAGAGTTCTCAGTTTCACTCACTATCTGCAAGGTCCGTCTGCTGCGCAGACTCTTGCTGACCTAGGAGCTGAGGTAGTAAAGGTTGAACCAACAAAAGGTGCACATGAGAGGCGATGGTCTGGATGCAATGCATTCCCAGGAGGCGTTTCTATGTTTTTTTTGCTGGGGAACCGCAACCAAAACTCTTTCGCAATCGATCTAAAGTCTGAAGCTGGCAAAGCGGTCATCAAACAGCTCATCCAAACCTATGATGTCATCATCGAGAATTTCAGACCTGGTGTCATGGATTCATTGGGATTGGGTTATAAAGAGCTATCAGCAATAAATCCACGACTGATTTACTGCTCGTGTACAGGGTATGGTTCTTCAGGACCAATGGTAGATAAACCAGGTCAAGATTTACTTTTGCAGGGAATGAGTGGGTTGGCCTCCCTCACTGGTAATCGGCAGGATTTGCCCTCTGCAGTAGGGACAGCAGTAGTGGACCAACATGGTGCAATTCTTGCCGCCCTCGGAGTTGTTGCTGCACTGTACGATCGGGCTCGCACAGGAAAAGGGCATAGGGTCGAAGCTAGTCTGCTTGGCAGTGCATTGGATCTCCAGCTCGAATCGCTTGCCTATTATATGAATGGGAATTGTGAACTCACCGAGCGATCGACTTTCGGGTTGAGCACAAGAATGCATCAATCCCCCTATGGCATCTATAAAACTGCAGATGGTTATATTACGTTGTTCCTTGTTCCGGTTGAAAAGTTGCAAACAATCTGTACTGAGGGAGTTTTTGAAGGGTTTACCCGTGCGGATCAAATGGACAGGCGATTGGAATTTGATGCAATTGTAGCACAGGAGATTGCGAAACAGACCACCAAGGAGTGGATGAAGATCTTTGAAGAGCATGATATTTGGTGTGGACCGGTCAATGGGTATGAACAAATGCTCAGAGATGAACAAGTCGTCCATAACGACAATATTCTCACTATGGAGCATCCAAAGGCTGGAAATATCAAAGTGGTAGGTCACGCCAATAAGTATGACGGTGAGTATATAAAAATTCGGAAGAACCCTCCTGAGCTTGGAAATTATTCATGCACATTGCTCAGGCAGGGAGGATATAGCGAAAAGCAAATAGAAGAATATCTTGCAGCAGGAATCATTGCAGGGGAGAGGACCTAG
- a CDS encoding enoyl-CoA hydratase/isomerase family protein produces MDRGNQRAFKEIQVEIRDAIAYVTIQRPEVMNALTRVTKKELLYFFQSANDSEDYRVIILTGGGDRAFCAGTDLKDMANFSSIDAEQMLWLEHYLNDSIRHCRKPVIAAVNGNALGGGCLIPLICDYSIVADSAKLGFPEINAGLPASIEIAIVHSFVGLAKARELIYFGELFTPQEALDMGLINRVVPKQDVLATAKKVAEKFMTKSPTALRLQKELVNKWIETDFVSAVETSIYAAGLAFTTGEPQAAITKFLSRTKKNKP; encoded by the coding sequence ATGGATAGAGGGAATCAACGAGCTTTCAAGGAAATACAAGTAGAAATACGCGATGCTATTGCATATGTGACCATACAGCGTCCTGAGGTTATGAATGCATTGACTCGCGTAACAAAAAAAGAACTATTGTACTTTTTTCAATCTGCAAATGATTCAGAAGATTACCGGGTCATCATCCTTACCGGTGGGGGTGACAGAGCCTTCTGTGCAGGTACAGATTTGAAGGATATGGCGAATTTCAGCAGTATTGATGCTGAACAGATGCTGTGGCTGGAACATTATCTCAATGACTCCATTCGACATTGCAGAAAACCGGTTATTGCCGCAGTAAATGGGAATGCACTTGGCGGAGGCTGTCTGATACCACTGATTTGTGATTATTCTATAGTCGCCGATTCTGCAAAACTTGGTTTCCCTGAGATCAATGCAGGGTTACCCGCCAGTATCGAGATAGCCATTGTCCATTCATTTGTCGGACTGGCCAAAGCACGGGAACTGATATACTTCGGCGAGTTGTTCACACCCCAGGAAGCCTTGGATATGGGCCTCATAAATCGTGTGGTTCCTAAACAAGACGTACTCGCTACGGCGAAAAAAGTGGCTGAGAAATTCATGACAAAGAGCCCAACTGCGTTGAGATTGCAGAAGGAATTGGTGAATAAATGGATTGAAACAGACTTTGTCAGTGCAGTTGAAACCAGCATCTATGCTGCAGGATTGGCCTTTACTACGGGAGAACCACAAGCTGCAATTACAAAATTCTTGTCCAGAACTAAAAAAAATAAACCCTAA
- a CDS encoding SlyX family protein — protein sequence MEERLTKLEMKLAYAEETIVTLDSVVTEQAKEIGLLKSRLEALEKRVSDVVDEMGDDVAPSDQRPPHY from the coding sequence ATGGAAGAACGTCTGACGAAGCTTGAAATGAAACTTGCCTATGCGGAAGAGACGATCGTAACCCTCGATTCTGTGGTCACCGAACAAGCCAAAGAAATCGGACTTCTGAAGAGTCGTCTTGAAGCATTGGAAAAGCGTGTCTCTGATGTGGTGGATGAAATGGGGGATGACGTAGCCCCTTCGGACCAGCGGCCACCCCACTATTAG
- a CDS encoding FAD-dependent oxidoreductase — MEKKYLIIGGVAGGAGTAARLRRRDEKAQIIMFERGEYISYANCGLPYYAGNVITERSRLFVMTPDKFMESLNVEARIQSEVVRIDREAKTIHVKDLKRNTEYDERYDVLILSPGASPVKPPIPGIEHPAIMSLRSVSDIDSIKEKVDSPATKRAVVVGGGFIGIEMAENLKERGLQVSVVEALDQVMNIIDYDMAAEVQQHLRAKGINLFLKDGVASFEHHGSLVSVRLQSGTLIDADLVILSIGVRPDTAFLKDSGIELAKNGAIKVDEYFTTNDKDIRAVGDAIVFESPLSGSPVTIPLAGPANKQARLCADNIVDGNKKPYTGIIGTSIAKIFDLTVASTGLTEKGLKAASLPYRCAITHVGNHAGYYPNVRQLSLKVLYHPETGKIWGGQSVGYGGVDKRIDIISAFIGKDGTVYDLAEFEQAYAPPFSSAKDPVNMVGFIAVNVLEGMSDTISWDEAEEARKNGTFMLDVRSEEEFELGAIEGAVNIPNIDLRDRLKEVPKDRDIILNCAMGLRGYFAERILRQNGFTRVRNLTGGFKTYDSAMRERELLEHKTVLNIKEESARIDNLNEDGSFRRRTENKIFKVDACGLQCPGPIIRLKKEMDKLEEGDRIIIKASDPGFGVDVQSWSKLTGNNLVSVTTTEGVIEAVVEKGNANICSMPDSAGEKPAICAPDNGATMVVFSNDLDKALASFVLANGAAASGKQVTMFFTFWGLSVLRKKNAPPVKKDFMGKMFSSMLPKGMDELGLSSMNMGGLGAKMMKGRMKKKHVDQVTQMFEDAIQSGVRMVACQMSMDIMGITKEELLDGVEVGGVATYMGAASESKVNLFI; from the coding sequence ATGGAGAAGAAATACCTTATCATCGGAGGAGTCGCAGGAGGGGCAGGTACTGCCGCCAGACTCAGAAGAAGGGACGAGAAGGCCCAGATCATCATGTTTGAACGTGGTGAATACATCAGTTACGCGAACTGTGGTCTTCCCTATTACGCCGGTAATGTAATAACTGAACGCTCCAGGTTGTTTGTCATGACCCCTGACAAGTTCATGGAATCGTTGAACGTGGAAGCTCGTATCCAAAGCGAAGTTGTAAGGATCGATCGTGAAGCAAAAACCATCCATGTAAAGGACCTGAAACGCAACACGGAGTATGATGAACGCTACGATGTACTCATCCTTTCCCCTGGGGCTAGCCCGGTTAAGCCTCCCATCCCAGGGATAGAGCACCCGGCAATCATGTCTCTTCGCTCTGTCAGCGATATCGACAGCATAAAGGAAAAAGTTGACAGTCCAGCAACCAAACGTGCAGTGGTTGTAGGTGGTGGCTTTATCGGCATCGAGATGGCAGAGAACCTGAAGGAACGTGGCTTACAAGTATCGGTTGTGGAAGCGCTCGACCAAGTCATGAATATCATTGACTACGACATGGCAGCGGAAGTACAGCAACACCTCAGAGCAAAAGGGATCAATCTCTTCCTGAAGGATGGAGTAGCCTCCTTTGAGCATCATGGGTCACTGGTTAGCGTGCGCCTTCAGTCAGGTACCTTGATCGATGCAGATCTGGTAATCCTCTCCATTGGTGTGAGACCTGATACCGCATTCCTCAAGGATTCAGGTATTGAACTCGCAAAGAACGGGGCGATCAAGGTAGACGAGTACTTCACCACGAACGACAAGGACATCAGGGCAGTAGGTGACGCTATTGTCTTTGAAAGCCCGCTCTCAGGGAGCCCGGTCACCATCCCCCTCGCCGGTCCTGCAAACAAGCAAGCCCGTCTCTGTGCAGATAATATCGTAGATGGGAACAAGAAGCCTTACACCGGCATCATTGGTACCAGCATTGCAAAGATCTTTGACCTGACGGTTGCTTCCACCGGATTGACCGAGAAAGGCTTGAAAGCTGCCTCTCTCCCCTATCGTTGCGCTATCACCCATGTGGGCAATCATGCAGGGTACTATCCCAATGTAAGGCAGCTCTCATTGAAAGTGCTCTACCACCCAGAGACAGGGAAAATCTGGGGTGGACAGTCCGTAGGATATGGCGGGGTCGACAAACGTATCGACATCATCTCCGCCTTCATCGGGAAGGATGGTACGGTCTATGACCTGGCAGAATTCGAACAAGCCTATGCTCCTCCCTTCTCAAGTGCCAAGGATCCGGTAAACATGGTCGGCTTCATTGCCGTCAATGTCCTCGAAGGCATGAGCGACACCATTAGTTGGGATGAAGCAGAGGAGGCGCGGAAAAACGGCACCTTCATGCTTGACGTTAGAAGCGAAGAGGAGTTCGAACTCGGTGCCATTGAAGGGGCTGTGAACATCCCCAATATCGATCTCCGTGACCGCTTGAAGGAAGTCCCAAAGGACCGCGACATTATCCTCAACTGTGCCATGGGACTACGTGGCTACTTTGCTGAACGGATTCTCCGTCAGAATGGCTTCACCCGTGTAAGAAACCTTACTGGTGGGTTCAAGACCTATGACAGTGCAATGCGTGAACGCGAATTGCTTGAGCATAAGACAGTACTGAACATCAAGGAAGAGAGTGCCAGAATTGACAATCTCAACGAAGATGGCTCATTCCGTAGAAGAACAGAGAACAAAATCTTCAAGGTAGACGCCTGTGGATTGCAGTGCCCGGGTCCGATTATCCGACTCAAGAAGGAAATGGACAAACTTGAAGAGGGGGACCGCATAATCATCAAGGCTTCCGACCCTGGTTTCGGCGTTGATGTCCAATCCTGGAGCAAACTCACCGGCAACAACCTTGTTTCGGTAACTACAACAGAAGGGGTTATTGAGGCAGTTGTTGAAAAGGGAAATGCAAATATTTGCTCAATGCCTGACTCAGCAGGGGAAAAACCTGCCATCTGCGCTCCCGATAATGGGGCAACGATGGTGGTATTCTCCAACGACCTGGATAAGGCCCTCGCCTCCTTCGTGCTTGCAAATGGAGCTGCTGCCTCAGGAAAACAGGTTACCATGTTCTTCACCTTCTGGGGTTTGAGTGTACTACGCAAGAAAAATGCACCACCGGTCAAGAAGGATTTCATGGGGAAGATGTTCTCCAGCATGCTTCCCAAGGGAATGGATGAGCTTGGGCTCTCCAGCATGAATATGGGAGGACTAGGAGCAAAGATGATGAAAGGCCGCATGAAGAAGAAACATGTCGACCAAGTAACCCAGATGTTCGAAGATGCAATACAGTCAGGAGTACGCATGGTGGCCTGCCAGATGTCTATGGATATCATGGGCATCACCAAAGAGGAACTGCTTGACGGTGTCGAGGTAGGAGGCGTTGCCACCTACATGGGTGCCGCATCCGAGAGCAAAGTCAATCTGTTTATCTAA
- a CDS encoding CoA-transferase: protein MFQIISGKVAVNMIKDGASICIGGNLNLLEPETILYELEQSYKEKGSPSKLTVMFPVFLGSMEGRGIDYFAHEGFVKRLIGGSFASMLPNRKMNDLIFNNKVEAYNIPMGTFYNLLKNTGAGQPGLFTGVGLHTQADPHYNGGKLNEITKEDLVERKELDGQQWLYYKRLNVDVAIIRGTSVDEKGNISLEDEPTSQGIFATALAAKANGGIVIVQVRRKIKSGSVHPRLVMVPGRLVDYVVFDERDEDKISRHPKSVLGDIRQPVELKEVLPLDQRKVILRRIALELRKNNLVNLGFGIPANLPSVAVEEGILDNLVFSIEHGPIGGVPGWTGVFGVAMNPDLVLDSTSTFDLYAAGMLDVTCLGMGEVDKDGNVNNHKFKNIIAGTGGFNDIVYATPKIILAGTFSAGGLKTSIVDGKLVINQEGKYKKFNTSIEGITLNAAAARQKGQQIMYITERAVFVLGNQGVKLIETAPGIDVQSDIIEKLDFEIEIASDLKQMDERIFRPEPMGMRFSE, encoded by the coding sequence ATGTTTCAGATTATTTCGGGTAAAGTTGCCGTTAATATGATCAAAGATGGTGCTTCAATTTGCATTGGAGGTAACCTCAATCTCTTGGAACCTGAGACCATTCTCTATGAATTGGAGCAATCATACAAGGAAAAAGGAAGCCCGTCAAAACTTACCGTGATGTTTCCCGTGTTCCTTGGCTCCATGGAAGGAAGAGGAATTGACTATTTCGCCCATGAAGGGTTTGTAAAAAGACTGATCGGTGGGTCTTTCGCCTCCATGCTGCCCAATCGGAAGATGAATGACTTGATTTTCAACAATAAGGTAGAAGCCTACAACATACCAATGGGAACCTTCTACAACCTACTCAAGAACACTGGAGCAGGACAACCAGGGTTATTCACTGGAGTCGGGTTGCATACACAGGCTGATCCCCATTACAACGGTGGAAAGTTGAATGAGATAACCAAAGAAGATTTGGTGGAACGAAAAGAACTCGATGGTCAACAATGGCTTTACTATAAACGACTGAATGTTGATGTAGCCATAATTCGGGGGACCTCCGTTGACGAAAAAGGCAATATTTCTTTGGAAGATGAACCGACATCACAGGGTATTTTTGCCACTGCTCTCGCCGCAAAAGCCAACGGAGGCATCGTTATCGTCCAAGTAAGACGAAAGATTAAAAGTGGATCAGTCCATCCAAGACTGGTCATGGTACCAGGACGCTTAGTCGATTATGTTGTGTTCGATGAACGTGACGAAGACAAGATTTCCCGACATCCCAAGTCCGTGCTGGGTGACATTCGGCAGCCTGTAGAGCTCAAGGAAGTACTTCCTCTGGACCAGAGAAAGGTCATCCTCAGGAGGATAGCATTGGAACTTCGAAAAAATAATTTGGTGAACCTTGGATTCGGAATACCTGCAAATCTTCCTTCTGTGGCCGTAGAAGAAGGTATCTTGGATAATTTGGTATTCAGCATTGAACATGGGCCAATTGGGGGGGTACCTGGATGGACAGGTGTCTTCGGTGTTGCCATGAATCCAGATTTGGTACTTGATAGCACCAGTACATTTGACCTCTATGCAGCAGGAATGCTCGATGTTACATGCCTTGGAATGGGGGAAGTCGACAAGGACGGGAATGTAAATAACCATAAATTCAAGAACATCATTGCAGGGACAGGTGGGTTCAACGACATTGTATATGCTACTCCCAAGATAATCCTTGCAGGTACTTTCTCTGCGGGTGGTTTGAAAACTTCGATTGTCGATGGGAAATTGGTGATCAATCAAGAAGGAAAATACAAGAAGTTCAATACTTCCATCGAAGGTATTACCCTAAATGCTGCAGCCGCCCGGCAAAAGGGTCAGCAGATTATGTACATCACCGAACGGGCAGTCTTTGTGCTGGGTAATCAGGGAGTGAAGCTTATTGAGACGGCTCCTGGGATTGATGTTCAGAGCGATATCATTGAAAAGCTTGATTTCGAGATTGAAATTGCTTCAGACCTGAAACAAATGGATGAGCGGATTTTCCGACCGGAACCGATGGGAATGAGGTTTTCTGAGTAG
- a CDS encoding enoyl-CoA hydratase/isomerase family protein, whose protein sequence is MSYDNNLVGVEIGENIALLTLNRPPLNILTLALTAELRRTLHTIENDERVRVVVLRGAGEHAFCAGADIKEFPSVWDDVINKKLLNENLAVDEIELLEKPVIAAMEGNILGGGCEIALACDLRIMSEEGRIGLPEINLGVFPGSGGLYRLARHVGLSVAYEMLYTGKIISANEAKSIGLVNYVVGKGSAQDKAFELARAITSKPFEAIKLIKRGVRELWQKPTEEVFRANLEFSKQIFKTADCAEGVDAFIKKRNPRFE, encoded by the coding sequence ATGAGCTATGACAATAATCTAGTAGGCGTGGAAATAGGTGAGAATATTGCGCTTCTCACACTGAACCGGCCACCTTTGAACATATTGACGCTTGCACTTACTGCAGAACTGCGGAGAACGCTTCATACCATCGAGAATGATGAAAGAGTGCGCGTTGTTGTTCTCAGGGGTGCTGGGGAACATGCTTTCTGTGCAGGTGCTGATATCAAGGAATTTCCTTCTGTTTGGGACGATGTCATCAATAAGAAACTCCTAAACGAGAATCTCGCAGTTGATGAGATTGAGTTGTTGGAAAAACCGGTGATTGCTGCTATGGAAGGCAATATCCTCGGTGGGGGGTGTGAGATTGCATTGGCCTGTGATCTTCGTATTATGAGTGAGGAAGGAAGGATTGGCCTTCCGGAAATCAATCTGGGAGTTTTTCCTGGAAGCGGAGGGCTCTACAGGCTGGCACGACATGTTGGGCTTTCTGTTGCCTATGAGATGTTGTACACAGGAAAGATTATTTCCGCAAATGAGGCAAAATCTATTGGGTTAGTTAACTACGTTGTTGGTAAGGGATCTGCCCAAGATAAAGCTTTCGAACTGGCTAGGGCTATTACTTCAAAGCCATTTGAAGCAATCAAATTGATCAAAAGAGGCGTAAGAGAGCTTTGGCAGAAGCCAACTGAGGAAGTGTTTCGTGCAAACCTCGAATTTAGCAAACAGATATTCAAGACGGCTGATTGTGCTGAAGGTGTAGATGCTTTCATTAAAAAACGAAATCCTCGATTTGAATAA